In Trifolium pratense cultivar HEN17-A07 linkage group LG7, ARS_RC_1.1, whole genome shotgun sequence, a genomic segment contains:
- the LOC123894866 gene encoding UDP-galactose transporter 1-like → MEETFVFQWTVIRSLLSILQWWTFNVTVIIINKWIFQKLDFKFPLSVSCVHFIISAIGAYVVIKVLKLKPLITVDPEDRVKRIFPMSLVFCINIVLGNVSLRYIPVSFMQTIKSFTPATTVALQWLVWRKHFDWRIWASLIPIVGGILLTSVTEMSFNMFGFCAALFGCLATSTKTILAESLLHGYKFDSINTVYYMAPYATMILVVPAMVLEGNGVLEWLNTHPYPWAALIIIFSSGVLAFCLNFSIFYVIHSTTAVTFNVAGNLKVAVAVLVSWLIFRNPISYLNAVGCAITLVGCTFYGYVRHLLSQQPPVPGTPRTPRTPRSKMESLPLVNDKLENKV, encoded by the exons ATGGAAGAAACCTTTGTTTTCCAATGGACTGTAATCAGATCTCTCTTATCTATCCTTCAATGGTGGACTTTCAATGTTACCGTTATCATCATCAACAAGTGGATCTTCCAG AAATTAGATTTCAAGTTTCCCCTATCAGTATCCTGTGTCCACTTTATCATCTCAGCCATTGGAGCATATGTAGTAATTAAGGTGTTGAAGCTTAAACCACTGATTACTGTTGACCCTGAAGATCGCGTGAAAAGAATCTTTCCAATGTCATTGGTGTTCTGTATTAACATAGTGCTGGGGAATGTGAGCCTACGATACATTCCAGTTTCGTTTATGCAGACAATAAAGTCATTCACACCCGCAACCACAG TTGCTTTGCAATGGCTAGTGTGGAGGAAGCATTTTGACTGGCGTATTTGGGCCTCTCTTATACCCATTGTTGGAGGGATTCTTCTCACATCTGTTACAGAGATGAGCTTTAATATGTTTGGATTTTGTGCTGCCTTATTCGGCTGTTTGGCTACATCTACAAAGACTATCCTTGCAGAATCTCTTCTCCATGGATACAAATTTGACAG CATAAACACGGTTTATTACATGGCTCCTTATGCGACTATGATATTGGTGGTTCCTGCCATGGTACTTGAAGGCAATGGAGTTCTTGAATGGCTAAATACTCATCCATATCCTTGGGCGGCCCTCATCATTATTTTTAGTTCTGGGGTGTTGGCTTTCTGTCTTAACTTCTCCATTTTTTACGTGATCCACTCCACCACTGCTGTAACATTTAACGTCGCTGGGAACCTTAAG GTTGCGGTTGCTGTCCTTGTTTCTTGGCTGATATTTAGGAACCCAATTTCATATTTAAATGCTGTTGGGTGTGCCATCACTCTTGTGGGTTGTACATTCTATGGTTATGTTAGGCACTTGCTCTCCCAACAGCCACCAGTTCCAGGAACTCCTCGAACACCAAGAACCCCTCGGAGTAAAATGGAGTCGCTTCCACTTGTAAATGATAAATTAGAAAATAAGGTCTAA
- the LOC123894868 gene encoding uncharacterized protein LOC123894868 → MPSSSSSFLRQLSSKETWKSTSNRWSSSSKNTYNNNSLGLSCETNLNQMEGFNINMYGNEESSGIIVRKRVMVIVDGTSHSKHAMIWALTHVVNKGDLLTLLNIVSPQSASESYSPTYLVNHLGSICKDCKPEVEVEALVIQGPKLATVMSQVKKLEASILVLGQKKPSSFFSCLCGSSSSCSSTEEFVEYCINNAECLTIGVRKRSKGNNGYLISTRWQKNFWLLA, encoded by the exons ATGCCaagttcttcatcttcatttttgaGACAGTTAAGTTCTAAAGAAACTTGGAAATCAACATCAAATAGGtggagtagtagtagtaaaaACACATACAACAACAATAGTTTAGGATTGTCTTGTGAGACAAATCTTAATCAAATGGAAGGTTTTAACATTAACATGTATGGAAATGAAGAGAGTAGTGGAATTATAGTAAGGAAAAGAGTTATGGTTATTGTTGATGGAACTTCTCATTCTAAACATGCAATGATTTGGGCTCTTACTCATGTTGTTAATAAGGGTGACTTGTTAACTTTGCTTAACATTGTTTCTCCACAATCTGCTTCTGAATCTTATTCTCCTACTTATCTTGTTAATCATCTTGGTTCCATTTGCAAGGATTGCAAGCCAGAG GTGGAAGTTGAAGCACTTGTAATTCAAGGACCAAAACTTGCCACAGTGATGAGCCAAGTTAAGAAATTGGAGGCCTCTATCTTGGTACTAGGCCAAAAGAAGCCATCTTCTTTCTTTAGCTG TCTTTGTGGAAGCAGTAGCAGCTGCAGCAGCACAGAAGAGTTTGTGGAGTACTGTATCAATAATGCAGAGTGCTTGACTATAGGAGTAAGGAAGAGAAGCAAGGGCAATAATGGCTACCTTATCAGCACCAGGTGGCAGAAGAACTTCTGGCTTTTGGCTTAG